The following proteins are co-located in the Microvirga ossetica genome:
- a CDS encoding MotA/TolQ/ExbB proton channel family protein: MNEIVPAAAHDMSFLGLFLQADPIVKSVMILLVLASLGCWTIIFEKLLRIRSVRRQARAFESAARSGEKLHPQMGGVTGRIVAAGHEAWRDQDASESRAERRERIERAMRAALSVDIRQLQVGLPFLATTGSAAPFIGLFGTVWGIMNSFSAIAASQDTSLSVVAPGIAEALFATAIGLVAAIPAVVAYNKLTTDLGRLQQSFGAGIVVLGDRLARDRKPHVRAEAAE, from the coding sequence ATGAACGAGATCGTTCCCGCAGCAGCGCACGACATGTCGTTTCTCGGCCTCTTCCTGCAGGCCGACCCCATCGTCAAAAGCGTCATGATCCTGCTGGTGCTGGCCTCCCTCGGCTGCTGGACCATTATCTTCGAGAAGCTCCTGCGCATCCGCAGCGTCCGCCGCCAGGCGCGCGCGTTCGAATCCGCCGCGCGCTCGGGCGAGAAGCTTCATCCGCAGATGGGCGGAGTCACGGGCCGGATCGTTGCCGCAGGTCATGAGGCCTGGCGCGATCAGGACGCCTCCGAGAGCCGCGCCGAGCGGCGGGAGCGGATCGAGCGGGCGATGCGGGCGGCCCTCTCGGTCGACATACGTCAGCTTCAGGTTGGATTGCCGTTTCTGGCCACCACGGGGTCGGCTGCGCCCTTCATCGGTCTGTTTGGAACGGTCTGGGGCATCATGAATTCGTTCTCGGCGATTGCCGCGAGCCAGGATACGAGCCTTTCGGTCGTGGCGCCCGGCATTGCCGAAGCCCTGTTCGCAACCGCCATCGGCCTCGTGGCCGCCATCCCGGCGGTAGTCGCCTACAACAAGCTCACCACGGACCTCGGCCGCCTGCAGCAATCTTTCGGCGCCGGCATCGTCGTCCTCGGCGATCGGCTCGCCCGTGACCGCAAGCCTCACGTTCGGGCGGAGGCTGCCGAATAA
- a CDS encoding Tat pathway signal protein: MSTWNEPGFAVGSVLSCLALLLPFTGTALAQDKASAQSPLRIELNKVEAAGESCRTYFLIDNHKGESWKSLKLDLFALDTDGVAAKRLAVEVGPVPPRKTLIKLFDFPGLSCSRFGRVLLNDVLTCEGTTASREDCLSAIETASKIDAISFVK, translated from the coding sequence ATGAGCACATGGAATGAGCCTGGATTCGCCGTCGGCAGCGTCTTGAGCTGCTTGGCGCTGCTCCTGCCCTTCACCGGGACGGCCCTGGCTCAGGACAAGGCGTCGGCTCAAAGCCCCCTGCGCATCGAGCTGAACAAAGTCGAAGCGGCCGGCGAGAGCTGCCGGACCTATTTCCTCATCGACAACCACAAGGGCGAGAGCTGGAAATCGCTGAAGCTCGACCTGTTCGCGCTCGACACCGACGGCGTCGCCGCCAAGAGGCTGGCCGTCGAAGTCGGCCCGGTGCCGCCCCGCAAGACGCTGATCAAGCTCTTCGATTTTCCTGGTCTCAGTTGCTCCCGGTTCGGGCGCGTTCTCCTCAACGACGTCCTGACCTGCGAAGGCACGACGGCATCCCGGGAGGATTGCCTGTCGGCGATCGAGACGGCGTCCAAGATCGACGCCATTTCCTTTGTAAAGTGA
- a CDS encoding helix-turn-helix domain-containing protein, translating to MPQPYSPDLRERVLVACARGDLPQVEIARRFQVCPATVSNWRRQEREEGRRCPKPHSGGVPSRLDAAALEVLRQLVAEDNDALLREYRERLAERTGVTVCLAVICEALKRLKLRPKKRPFGRPSRSGPRLPPSARPIASR from the coding sequence ATGCCCCAGCCCTATTCTCCTGATCTGCGTGAGCGTGTTCTTGTCGCCTGTGCGCGTGGCGACCTTCCTCAGGTTGAGATTGCCCGCCGCTTCCAGGTCTGCCCCGCCACCGTCTCGAACTGGCGCCGCCAAGAGCGCGAGGAGGGCCGACGCTGTCCCAAGCCGCACAGCGGCGGCGTGCCCTCGCGCCTGGATGCAGCAGCTCTGGAGGTGCTGCGTCAGCTCGTGGCCGAAGACAATGACGCGCTGCTGCGCGAGTACCGCGAGCGCCTGGCCGAGCGAACGGGCGTGACGGTGTGTCTGGCGGTGATCTGCGAGGCGCTCAAGCGGCTCAAGCTGCGTCCGAAAAAAAGACCCTTCGGGCGGCCGAGCAGGAGCGGCCCGAGATTGCCGCCGAGCGCGAGGCCTATCGCCAGCAGATGA
- a CDS encoding IS630 family transposase: MAAEREAYRQQMSELPVERLVFLDESGVTTKMARTHARAPRGQRAYGSIPLGSWQRLTVLGALACEGLVATMSIEASTSTSVLLAYLEQILVPALKRTKPDAILVLDNLRPHRATEVRDLLAQAGIGLLYLPRYSPEFNPIEPAWAKMKERLKAKAPRTLEALEAELKPALDTITAKDARGWIRHAGYALH; encoded by the coding sequence ATTGCCGCCGAGCGCGAGGCCTATCGCCAGCAGATGAGCGAGCTTCCCGTGGAACGCCTGGTGTTCCTCGATGAGAGCGGAGTGACGACCAAGATGGCCCGCACTCATGCGCGAGCGCCACGTGGGCAACGCGCCTATGGCTCCATCCCGCTCGGCTCGTGGCAGCGGCTGACGGTCTTGGGCGCACTCGCCTGTGAGGGCCTGGTCGCTACGATGAGCATCGAGGCCTCGACCTCGACCTCCGTGCTTTTGGCCTATCTCGAGCAAATCCTGGTACCGGCTCTCAAACGCACCAAGCCGGATGCCATTCTGGTGTTGGACAACCTGCGCCCGCATCGGGCCACAGAAGTGCGAGACCTGCTCGCGCAGGCTGGGATCGGGCTTTTGTACCTGCCGCGCTATTCCCCGGAGTTCAACCCGATCGAGCCCGCCTGGGCCAAGATGAAAGAGCGGCTCAAGGCGAAAGCGCCTCGCACTCTTGAAGCTTTGGAAGCGGAACTCAAACCCGCCCTCGACACCATCACCGCAAAGGATGCCCGAGGCTGGATCAGGCATGCCGGCTATGCCCTACACTGA
- a CDS encoding NUDIX domain-containing protein, with amino-acid sequence MPNQSNPWETLSSQRFYESRYVDVDQDEVRHRSGRVHPYTALRFRIYGIAVLPIFDDGSTYLIGQYRYVSQRYTWELPRGSGPKATEPLETAQRELQEETGARGGQWLEVLRLMVSPGITDEMAPCFVAWDLEQGAAHPDPQEDLSVRRVSFHEAVAECLNDTICDAPSVATILAVQTRALQGSLPEDLLRRLR; translated from the coding sequence ATGCCTAACCAGAGCAATCCGTGGGAGACTCTGTCCTCGCAGCGGTTCTATGAGAGCCGCTATGTTGATGTGGACCAGGACGAAGTCCGGCATCGCTCGGGCCGGGTTCATCCCTACACGGCGCTTCGATTTCGCATTTATGGTATTGCAGTGCTTCCCATCTTTGATGACGGCAGCACATATCTCATTGGTCAGTATCGCTATGTTTCCCAGCGCTACACCTGGGAACTGCCCCGAGGCTCAGGGCCGAAAGCAACCGAGCCGCTTGAGACCGCTCAACGCGAACTCCAGGAGGAAACCGGCGCTCGCGGAGGGCAATGGCTGGAAGTGCTGCGCCTCATGGTTTCCCCTGGCATCACAGATGAAATGGCACCGTGCTTCGTTGCGTGGGATCTGGAGCAAGGTGCGGCACACCCTGATCCTCAGGAGGATTTATCGGTTCGCCGTGTGTCGTTCCACGAGGCTGTCGCCGAATGCCTGAACGACACAATCTGCGATGCCCCGAGCGTGGCCACGATCTTGGCGGTGCAAACCAGAGCCCTCCAGGGCAGCTTGCCCGAGGACCTGCTGCGGCGCCTGCGCTAA
- a CDS encoding HNH endonuclease, giving the protein MPFVEVKDVGTTVRRKLTPHRRLKVWEKTGGVCVLCDGRIDGVRERWIAEHIRALELGGADDFDNLGPAHDTCAADKTREDHRRTAQAKRQKIRHIGAEAPKRPLPYGRASRWKRNLSGKVVPRE; this is encoded by the coding sequence ATGCCATTCGTCGAAGTCAAGGATGTGGGCACAACAGTGCGCCGGAAGCTGACACCGCACCGGCGGCTTAAGGTCTGGGAGAAGACCGGAGGCGTCTGCGTGCTGTGTGACGGCAGGATCGATGGAGTGCGTGAGCGCTGGATTGCCGAGCACATCAGGGCGCTGGAATTGGGCGGTGCAGATGACTTCGACAATTTAGGCCCAGCTCATGACACCTGCGCCGCTGACAAGACCCGGGAGGATCATCGCCGTACCGCGCAGGCCAAGCGGCAGAAGATCCGGCACATTGGCGCAGAGGCTCCCAAACGGCCGCTGCCCTATGGCCGGGCGAGTCGGTGGAAGCGGAACTTATCCGGGAAGGTTGTCCCGCGCGAGTAG
- a CDS encoding helix-turn-helix domain-containing protein, protein MAITRKTFENLRSNPPRVNAAERARLDAMTQEEIERNALEDRDNPPASEEELARAVAARAVRRARQRTGLSQAKFAERFQINLARLKDWEQGRFMPDTVALAYLKVIETDPEAVARALDAA, encoded by the coding sequence ATGGCTATCACTCGCAAGACCTTTGAGAATCTCCGGTCTAACCCGCCTCGCGTTAACGCAGCAGAACGCGCCCGCCTTGATGCGATGACGCAGGAGGAGATCGAGCGTAATGCCCTCGAAGACCGAGACAACCCCCCCGCCTCCGAGGAGGAACTGGCGCGCGCCGTCGCAGCGCGTGCTGTCCGCCGGGCTCGTCAGCGCACTGGTCTCAGCCAGGCCAAATTTGCAGAACGTTTTCAGATTAACCTCGCTCGTCTGAAGGACTGGGAGCAGGGCCGGTTCATGCCGGATACGGTTGCTCTCGCCTACCTTAAAGTTATTGAGACGGACCCCGAGGCAGTTGCCCGGGCGCTTGACGCGGCTTAG
- a CDS encoding BrnT family toxin: MDAPAEFEWDDAKASANEAKHSVRFDYAAAVFLDGNRLDLDTTRAVDGEERRKAIGFIEDKLYTVVYTLRGSVCRLISARRSNAKEGRSYGYHSQDL, encoded by the coding sequence GTGGACGCGCCAGCCGAATTCGAATGGGACGATGCCAAGGCTTCAGCCAATGAAGCCAAACACAGTGTCCGCTTTGACTATGCGGCAGCTGTATTCTTGGACGGTAATCGGCTCGATCTCGACACCACCCGTGCAGTCGACGGCGAGGAACGCCGCAAGGCCATCGGGTTCATCGAGGACAAGCTCTACACGGTCGTCTACACCCTGCGCGGCTCCGTCTGCCGCCTCATCTCAGCTCGTCGTTCCAATGCCAAGGAGGGCAGGAGCTATGGCTATCACTCGCAAGACCTTTGA
- a CDS encoding type II toxin-antitoxin system VapC family toxin, whose translation MRILLDTHTLLWWLEGDPRIERQAQDLIADPANDILVSIASLWEIVVKVRVGKLEADIRDIVSAINAQGFETLEIRPEHLEDLVRLPMHHRDPFDHLLIAQAIAEGLTLLSEDQHVSAYPAAHVTCADKGP comes from the coding sequence TTGAGGATCCTTCTCGATACTCACACTCTTCTCTGGTGGCTTGAGGGTGATCCGCGGATCGAGCGCCAGGCCCAGGACCTCATCGCCGACCCTGCGAACGACATCTTGGTTAGCATCGCCTCATTGTGGGAGATCGTGGTGAAGGTGCGCGTTGGAAAGCTGGAGGCCGACATCCGTGACATCGTTTCTGCCATCAATGCTCAAGGCTTCGAAACGCTTGAGATCCGCCCCGAGCATCTTGAGGACCTCGTCCGTCTCCCGATGCACCACCGGGACCCATTCGATCACCTGCTGATCGCCCAGGCGATCGCTGAAGGCCTTACCCTCCTGTCGGAGGACCAGCATGTTTCGGCGTATCCAGCGGCCCATGTCACCTGCGCCGACAAGGGTCCCTGA
- a CDS encoding type II toxin-antitoxin system Phd/YefM family antitoxin, with protein MVRPQKDKQVRVGVRELRANLSGLLRQARQGTSFLVMSRNEVIAEIRPPSGAERPRRSPGMLKGRIRMAEDFDLLPDDILSAMEGNGG; from the coding sequence ATGGTTCGACCTCAGAAGGACAAGCAGGTTCGCGTCGGCGTTCGCGAGTTGCGGGCAAACCTCAGCGGGTTGCTCCGGCAGGCCCGCCAGGGAACCTCGTTCCTTGTCATGTCGCGCAACGAGGTCATCGCCGAGATTCGGCCGCCCTCTGGTGCGGAGCGTCCCCGTCGGAGCCCAGGCATGTTGAAAGGCAGGATCCGCATGGCGGAGGACTTCGACCTGCTTCCCGACGACATCCTGTCCGCGATGGAGGGTAACGGCGGTTGA
- a CDS encoding YecA family protein, with the protein MTARPLTDAEYDRVSSVLSQFRHEHAMNLEALDGFFAALICGPDHVHPSEYLPEIWGGEMADAEAFSSQQELKDFLDLLMRHWNVVTDTLQSGDVFLPLLLEDDHGIAHANDWAQGFMRGMDLRREDWAELLDDEDHGGWLIPILALAHEHDPDPTMRPYQEPVDADRREQLIAGAAAGVTAIYRYFAPLRQMRPDLRGGHSTYRRPVPKIGRNDPCPCGSGKKYKRCCGKPTLH; encoded by the coding sequence ATGACTGCAAGACCCCTGACAGACGCCGAATACGACCGCGTGTCGTCTGTTCTCAGTCAGTTCCGCCATGAGCACGCGATGAACTTGGAAGCGCTTGATGGCTTCTTTGCTGCCCTCATCTGCGGCCCCGACCATGTTCACCCAAGCGAGTACCTGCCCGAGATTTGGGGAGGCGAGATGGCTGACGCGGAGGCCTTCTCGAGCCAACAGGAACTCAAGGATTTCCTGGATCTCCTCATGCGTCATTGGAACGTCGTTACCGATACCTTGCAATCCGGTGATGTGTTTTTGCCGTTGTTGCTCGAGGACGATCACGGCATTGCCCACGCGAACGACTGGGCACAAGGGTTTATGCGCGGCATGGATCTGCGAAGAGAGGACTGGGCCGAACTCTTGGATGACGAAGACCATGGGGGCTGGCTCATACCGATCTTGGCACTGGCGCATGAGCACGACCCCGATCCGACCATGCGACCTTATCAGGAGCCCGTGGATGCGGATCGGCGCGAGCAACTCATCGCGGGTGCCGCGGCCGGGGTCACGGCGATCTATCGTTACTTTGCGCCACTCCGACAGATGCGCCCAGACCTCAGGGGTGGACACTCCACCTACCGCCGCCCCGTCCCCAAAATCGGGCGCAATGATCCGTGTCCTTGCGGGTCCGGGAAGAAATACAAGCGGTGCTGCGGCAAACCTACACTGCACTGA